The proteins below are encoded in one region of Scyliorhinus torazame isolate Kashiwa2021f chromosome 16, sScyTor2.1, whole genome shotgun sequence:
- the LOC140392365 gene encoding somatostatin-2-like yields the protein MQLLGTASLLSMLLIVSSVRATAPLEDRLSLRANQELNKERKEIILKLLSGLLDSSSNQIAIENTFPDPEDVEEMKVEERSRFSQLPQRERKAPCKNFFWKTFTSC from the exons ATGCAGCTGCTGGGGACGGCGAGCCTCCTGTCCATGCTGCTCATCGTGTCCAGTGTGAGGGCCACGGCACCTTTGGAAGACCGGCTGAGTCTGCGGGCAAATCAG GAGCTGAACAAAGAAAGGAAAGAGATCATTTTGAAGCTGTTATCCGGACTGCTTGACTCCAGCAGCAATCAAATCGCGATTGAGAACACTTTCCCGGATCCTGAGGATGTGGAGGAGATGAAAGTGGAGGAGAGGTCCCGCTTCAGCCAGTTACCGCAGAGAGAGCGCAAAGCTCCCTGCAAAAACTTCTTTTGGAAAACCTTCACCTCCTGCTGA